The following coding sequences lie in one Pseudomonadota bacterium genomic window:
- the trpS gene encoding tryptophan--tRNA ligase produces MRILSGIQPSGQLHIGNYFGMMRPMIDNMDTAELYAFIVNFHALTSVHNKENLVRDTIGAAADFLALGLDPDRCIFWVQSDVPEVTELTWVLTTFTPMGLLERCHSYKDKIAKGAAPSHGLFSYPVLMAADILLYQAEQVPVGKDQKQHIEVARDIAQKFNNSFGETFVIPEPVINDNLATVPGLDGQKMSKSYGNTIGIFLDAKALKKSVMSIVTDAASVEASKDPEKCNLYNIYKLFAPADRCEEVHGLYVNGGAMYGKIKLELVDILWEYFREAREKREQLMKDPGQIRDILKQGAEKARAKASVTLDLVREKVGLKY; encoded by the coding sequence ATGAGGATTCTTTCCGGCATACAGCCTTCCGGGCAGCTTCATATTGGTAATTATTTCGGTATGATGCGCCCGATGATTGATAATATGGATACAGCTGAACTGTATGCGTTTATCGTCAATTTTCACGCCCTGACATCAGTTCATAATAAAGAAAACCTGGTCAGGGACACCATTGGCGCTGCTGCTGATTTTCTCGCCCTGGGACTTGATCCGGACCGCTGTATATTCTGGGTACAGTCCGATGTGCCGGAAGTCACTGAGCTGACCTGGGTGCTTACGACCTTCACCCCCATGGGTCTTCTCGAACGCTGCCATTCGTATAAAGATAAAATAGCCAAGGGAGCTGCTCCCAGTCACGGCCTGTTTTCCTATCCGGTTCTCATGGCCGCAGACATCCTGCTCTATCAGGCGGAGCAGGTTCCGGTGGGCAAAGACCAGAAACAGCATATTGAGGTGGCGCGGGACATTGCGCAGAAATTCAATAACAGCTTCGGCGAGACATTTGTGATTCCGGAGCCGGTGATCAATGACAACCTGGCCACGGTTCCCGGTCTTGACGGCCAGAAGATGTCAAAATCCTACGGCAATACCATTGGTATTTTTCTCGATGCCAAGGCGCTGAAAAAAAGTGTCATGAGTATTGTGACGGATGCTGCCTCGGTTGAAGCGTCCAAAGACCCGGAAAAGTGCAATCTCTATAATATTTATAAACTCTTTGCCCCGGCGGACAGATGTGAAGAGGTACACGGCCTCTATGTCAACGGCGGTGCGATGTACGGTAAAATCAAGCTGGAGCTGGTGGACATTCTCTGGGAATATTTCCGTGAGGCCCGCGAAAAAAGAGAGCAGCTGATGAAGGACCCCGGACAGATCAGAGACATTCTCAAACAAGGCGCAGAAAAGGCCAGGGCAAAAGCCTCGGTTACCCTTGATCTTGTTCGGGAAAAAGTCGGCCTTAAATACTAA
- the leuB gene encoding 3-isopropylmalate dehydrogenase yields MSHKVLVLPGDGIGGEVVAEALKVLKVLEEDQGLKIVLEEALVGGCAYDDCGKPLPEETLRLAREADAVLLGAVGGPKWEPLHISVRPEKALLGLRSELELFANLRPVKCYPALEAKSPLNTELVSGLDMMIVRELTGGIYFGQPRGVRILENGERQGYNTLVYSESEIRRIGRTAFEIAMKRDKRVVSVDKANVLECTELWREVMAEVAQDYPEVVLKNMYVDNAAMQIVCAPKQFDVMVTTNLFGDILSDCASVASGSIGMLPSASLDANNKGMYEPIHGSAPDIAGKQIANPLATILSAAMMLRYSFNQEFMAGLIEQAVTRTLTEGYRTGDIYSAGCKKVSTGEMGDAVVVALRNQSTEYLQAGNS; encoded by the coding sequence ATGTCACATAAAGTTCTCGTTCTTCCCGGAGATGGAATCGGTGGGGAAGTTGTTGCCGAAGCGTTGAAGGTTTTAAAGGTGCTGGAAGAAGATCAAGGCTTGAAAATTGTCCTTGAGGAAGCATTGGTGGGCGGCTGCGCCTATGATGATTGCGGCAAGCCGCTGCCGGAGGAAACATTGCGCCTTGCCCGGGAAGCCGATGCCGTGCTTCTGGGAGCGGTGGGTGGACCGAAATGGGAGCCCTTACATATTTCTGTACGTCCGGAAAAAGCCTTGCTGGGATTGCGTTCCGAGCTTGAACTTTTTGCCAATCTTCGCCCGGTGAAATGTTATCCTGCCCTTGAGGCGAAATCTCCGCTGAACACAGAGCTTGTCAGTGGCCTTGATATGATGATTGTCCGGGAACTCACCGGTGGTATTTATTTCGGGCAGCCCCGCGGCGTGCGGATCCTTGAAAATGGCGAACGTCAGGGCTACAATACGCTGGTGTATTCCGAGTCGGAGATCAGACGGATCGGGCGCACGGCCTTTGAAATCGCCATGAAACGCGATAAGCGTGTTGTTTCTGTGGACAAGGCAAATGTTTTGGAATGTACTGAATTATGGCGTGAGGTTATGGCCGAAGTGGCACAGGACTATCCCGAGGTTGTGTTGAAGAACATGTATGTGGACAATGCCGCAATGCAGATTGTCTGCGCGCCGAAACAGTTTGATGTAATGGTCACGACAAATCTGTTCGGGGACATACTCTCAGATTGCGCCTCTGTCGCCTCAGGATCCATTGGCATGCTGCCGTCTGCTTCGCTTGACGCCAACAATAAGGGGATGTATGAACCTATTCACGGGTCGGCGCCGGATATTGCAGGCAAACAGATTGCCAATCCCCTGGCGACAATTTTATCGGCGGCCATGATGTTGCGATATTCTTTTAATCAGGAGTTCATGGCCGGTCTGATTGAGCAGGCGGTCACCAGGACCCTTACGGAAGGCTATCGCACCGGGGACATCTATTCAGCAGGATGCAAAAAGGTCAGCACTGGTGAAATGGGTGACGCGGTGGTCGTTGCCCTGCGAAATCAGTCGACGGAATATTTACAGGCCGGCAACAGTTGA
- the dnaK gene encoding molecular chaperone DnaK: MGKIIGIDLGTTNSCVAVMEGGDPKVITNVEGNRTTPSVVAFSDNGERPVGQVAKRQAVTNPTKTLYAIKRLIGRKFTDPEVSKSIDISPFKIVKGNDGDAVVEIEGKTYTSAEISAMILTKMKQTAEEYLGETVTEAVITVPAYFNDSQRQATKDAGKIAGLNVQRIINEPTAAALAYGLDKKKEEKIAVFDLGGGTFDISILEIGDGVFEVKSTNGDTFLGGEDFDMRIVSWLADEFKRDQGIDLRQDKMALQRLKEEAEKAKMELSTTMETDINLPFITADASGPKHLNIKLSRAKLESLVGDLIERTIGPCKMAMKDAGISPSEIDEVILVGGMTRMPKVQQKVKEIFGKDPHKGVNPDEVVAIGAAIQGGVLQGDVKDVLLLDVTPLSLGIETLGGVSTKLIEKNTTIPTKKSQVFSTAADNQPAVSIHVLQGEREMAAGNKSIGRFELTSIPPAPRGVPQVEVTFDLDANGILHVSAKDLGTGKQQSIKITASSGLSEAEIEKMKQDAEAHADEDKKRKETVEARNHADSMMYATEKSLKDLGDKVDAETKGNVQKEIDKLKKALEGDDIEAIKKGTEDLTQASHKLAEIMYTQSTKEQTAGGAGASADGGAGSGAKADDDVVDADFEEVK, translated from the coding sequence ATGGGAAAGATTATAGGCATTGATCTCGGTACGACAAATTCATGCGTTGCGGTGATGGAAGGCGGCGATCCCAAGGTCATTACCAACGTCGAGGGGAACCGGACCACGCCGTCGGTTGTGGCGTTTTCCGATAACGGCGAACGTCCTGTGGGCCAGGTTGCAAAGCGTCAGGCTGTGACCAACCCTACAAAAACCCTTTATGCGATTAAAAGATTGATCGGCCGGAAATTCACCGATCCAGAAGTGTCTAAGAGCATTGATATCAGCCCGTTTAAGATCGTCAAAGGCAATGATGGCGATGCGGTGGTTGAAATTGAGGGGAAAACTTATACCTCAGCTGAAATTTCAGCAATGATTCTGACCAAAATGAAACAGACCGCTGAAGAATATCTCGGAGAGACCGTTACCGAGGCGGTAATCACCGTGCCTGCCTATTTTAACGACAGCCAGCGACAGGCGACAAAGGATGCCGGCAAGATTGCCGGATTGAATGTTCAGCGGATAATCAATGAGCCCACCGCAGCCGCACTCGCTTATGGATTGGATAAGAAAAAAGAGGAGAAGATTGCCGTATTTGATCTTGGTGGCGGAACCTTTGATATCTCGATCCTTGAAATCGGCGATGGCGTTTTTGAAGTAAAGTCCACCAACGGCGACACGTTCCTCGGTGGGGAAGATTTCGATATGCGGATTGTTTCCTGGCTTGCCGACGAATTCAAGCGTGATCAGGGAATCGATCTGCGGCAGGATAAAATGGCGCTGCAGCGCCTTAAAGAGGAAGCTGAAAAGGCCAAGATGGAATTATCCACCACCATGGAAACCGACATCAATCTTCCCTTTATAACCGCCGATGCATCAGGGCCGAAACATCTGAATATAAAATTAAGTCGCGCCAAGCTTGAAAGTCTGGTGGGAGATCTTATCGAACGCACCATTGGACCATGCAAAATGGCCATGAAAGATGCGGGAATTTCCCCATCGGAGATTGATGAAGTCATTCTGGTCGGCGGCATGACCCGTATGCCGAAAGTGCAGCAGAAGGTCAAGGAGATTTTCGGCAAAGACCCTCATAAGGGGGTTAACCCTGACGAGGTTGTGGCCATTGGTGCAGCGATTCAGGGCGGTGTTCTGCAGGGAGACGTCAAGGATGTTCTGCTCCTTGATGTTACGCCGTTGTCTCTTGGGATCGAAACCCTGGGCGGCGTCTCAACGAAACTCATCGAAAAGAATACAACGATCCCCACCAAGAAGAGCCAGGTTTTTTCAACTGCTGCTGATAACCAGCCGGCGGTATCCATTCATGTCCTTCAGGGTGAAAGGGAGATGGCTGCCGGTAATAAGAGCATCGGCCGATTCGAGTTGACCTCTATTCCGCCGGCACCCCGGGGTGTCCCGCAGGTTGAAGTAACCTTTGATCTTGATGCCAACGGCATTCTTCATGTATCTGCCAAGGATCTTGGAACCGGCAAGCAGCAGTCTATCAAGATAACCGCATCAAGCGGTCTTTCCGAGGCAGAGATCGAAAAGATGAAGCAGGATGCCGAAGCCCATGCTGATGAGGATAAGAAGCGCAAAGAGACGGTTGAAGCGAGAAACCATGCGGATTCGATGATGTACGCAACGGAAAAAAGCCTCAAGGATCTGGGCGACAAGGTTGATGCCGAGACCAAGGGTAATGTGCAGAAAGAAATTGATAAATTAAAAAAAGCCCTTGAAGGCGATGATATTGAAGCAATCAAGAAGGGAACCGAGGATTTGACTCAGGCCTCCCATAAGCTTGCTGAAATCATGTATACCCAATCAACCAAAGAGCAGACAGCCGGAGGCGCCGGCGCCTCAGCAGACGGCGGAGCCGGATCAGGGGCGAAAGCCGACGATGACGTGGTTGATGCCGATTTTGAGGAAGTGAAATAA
- a CDS encoding LysR family transcriptional regulator — protein sequence MDTLSIHTFVAVTESRSFSKAADVLYLTQPAVSKRIAALEEILGFRLFDRIGKKIILTEAGKELYPRAKRILLELEDSRRAINNLSGNVTGRLSFGTSHHIGLHRLPPILSAYSKVYPQVELDIQFLGSETACDAVEHGNLEMALITMPNIQKSNLLQTHIWDDPLQVVIGKGHPLAAETKHSKAPLTPLTLAGHPAILPGSGTFTRDIIDSDFLKQGVSLTVKISTNYLETIKMLVTVGLGWSILPESMINAEELISLDVEGIRPRRSLGVIRHSARTLSNAGRAMIDMLGEEGV from the coding sequence ATGGATACTTTGTCAATTCATACCTTTGTGGCTGTAACCGAATCCAGGAGTTTCTCAAAAGCTGCCGACGTCCTTTATCTGACTCAACCGGCAGTGAGCAAACGCATCGCCGCTCTCGAGGAAATTCTTGGATTCAGGCTTTTTGACAGGATCGGCAAAAAAATTATTCTCACCGAGGCGGGGAAAGAACTCTATCCCCGTGCAAAACGGATTCTGCTTGAGCTGGAAGACAGCCGCCGGGCAATCAATAATTTATCAGGAAATGTCACGGGGAGACTTTCATTCGGCACCAGTCATCACATCGGCCTGCATCGGCTGCCGCCGATTTTGAGCGCCTACAGCAAAGTCTATCCTCAAGTGGAGCTCGATATTCAATTCCTGGGTTCGGAAACCGCCTGCGACGCGGTGGAGCATGGAAACCTTGAAATGGCCCTGATCACCATGCCGAATATTCAAAAAAGCAATCTGCTTCAGACCCATATCTGGGATGACCCCCTGCAGGTTGTCATCGGCAAGGGTCACCCCTTGGCAGCCGAAACAAAACACAGCAAAGCACCACTCACCCCCCTGACACTTGCAGGACATCCAGCGATCCTGCCCGGCTCCGGCACATTTACCAGGGATATCATTGATTCGGATTTTCTGAAACAGGGTGTTTCGCTTACAGTAAAGATATCCACCAACTACCTTGAAACCATCAAGATGCTGGTGACCGTAGGACTGGGATGGAGCATCCTGCCTGAATCGATGATCAATGCGGAAGAGTTAATATCACTTGATGTGGAAGGGATCCGACCGCGCCGGTCCCTGGGGGTCATACGCCATTCGGCCCGGACGCTTTCCAATGCAGGGCGGGCGATGATTGATATGCTTGGGGAAGAAGGGGTTTAG
- a CDS encoding YbhB/YbcL family Raf kinase inhibitor-like protein, with product MKKMYGMIICCVFFFVQNSFAGDFTLSSPQLIPDGRMSHDQVYSGFGCDGKNISPELNWKNAPANTKSFAVNVYDPDAPTGSGWWHWVVFNVPGDVNQLKEDAGNVAKGLAPAGSIQSRTDYGQPGYGGACPPAGDKPHRYHFTVYALDVVSLPLNVDSSAALVGFYLNSHAIDKARLTVHYSR from the coding sequence ATGAAGAAAATGTATGGAATGATAATTTGCTGTGTTTTCTTTTTTGTGCAAAACTCTTTTGCGGGCGATTTTACACTTTCAAGCCCCCAGCTGATCCCTGATGGGAGGATGAGCCATGATCAGGTGTATTCAGGTTTTGGTTGTGACGGGAAAAATATCTCACCGGAACTGAACTGGAAAAATGCGCCTGCAAATACAAAAAGTTTTGCGGTGAACGTCTATGACCCGGATGCACCCACCGGAAGCGGCTGGTGGCACTGGGTGGTCTTCAATGTTCCTGGTGATGTCAATCAGCTCAAGGAAGATGCCGGCAATGTAGCGAAAGGGCTGGCGCCAGCCGGAAGTATCCAGAGCCGGACGGATTATGGGCAGCCCGGTTATGGAGGCGCCTGTCCGCCGGCGGGAGACAAACCCCATCGTTATCATTTTACGGTGTATGCCCTGGATGTTGTCAGTCTTCCCTTGAATGTCGATTCTTCCGCTGCTTTGGTGGGGTTTTATCTGAACAGCCATGCTATTGATAAGGCACGGCTTACCGTACATTATTCGCGATAG